A portion of the Paenibacillus sonchi genome contains these proteins:
- a CDS encoding competence protein CoiA, which yields MLRSRTSSGLELYSTSCDDEETRQLSSSNELHCPNCDNLVMYKNGPKTIAHFAHRPHTECVVSDYERETVDHLKGKNILFSWLTSKFPEATVELEVFIQKTDQIADVLLVHNLGEMKGQKWAFEFQHSPLSEVEWKRRHNLYRQAGILDFWIFDANVFLQYSKARNVDQARLFRDPIKAVYSETGFTYFLDLESRNMTIDCKFYVRSIERKVNNRRGTVDNEYTFHDPNDHMEILDHVEFRCDIEEQYAALVIPKIKDQFDLTFMNRIQKIKSDKHRELVEKRRYRLNEIFVYCSKHYSRRHAYVLNTFCYKNKALVVDDILNLEIPDFIDKYRTYMESILQYLGEVELIRESEDFVDKVVADQAPDYLYYIDLNEEQIDSPYYIQIGEIYEREFLVKVPSLTVLLYERYANEVKNVQYVLHKYSSELEKLLSRNPAILDRDLRNIDHRLVRVGPKERSLLELALGYAKCSSTEEIDELMKRIRTDIIEYDPFSNLRD from the coding sequence ATGTTGCGTTCACGAACAAGCTCTGGACTTGAATTGTATTCTACCAGTTGTGATGATGAGGAGACTCGTCAGCTTTCTTCGTCCAATGAACTGCATTGTCCCAATTGTGATAACCTGGTCATGTACAAGAACGGGCCAAAAACAATCGCCCACTTTGCCCATAGACCTCACACTGAATGTGTTGTTTCAGATTATGAGAGAGAGACCGTTGACCATCTCAAAGGGAAAAATATTCTTTTTTCATGGCTGACTTCCAAATTTCCAGAGGCTACCGTTGAGCTAGAGGTATTTATTCAAAAAACGGATCAAATAGCTGATGTTCTACTAGTACACAACTTAGGAGAAATGAAAGGGCAGAAGTGGGCCTTTGAATTTCAACATAGCCCCCTCTCCGAAGTAGAATGGAAAAGAAGGCATAATCTTTACCGGCAGGCAGGAATCCTTGATTTCTGGATTTTTGATGCGAACGTGTTTCTGCAGTATTCCAAAGCTCGGAATGTTGATCAGGCACGGCTTTTTCGAGATCCAATTAAAGCAGTCTATTCTGAGACTGGATTTACATATTTTTTAGATTTGGAATCTCGAAACATGACCATTGATTGCAAATTTTATGTTCGATCCATCGAGCGTAAAGTTAACAATCGTAGAGGAACAGTGGACAACGAATACACATTCCATGATCCCAATGATCACATGGAAATACTAGATCATGTGGAATTTCGCTGTGACATCGAAGAACAGTATGCTGCTTTGGTTATCCCAAAAATAAAGGATCAGTTCGATCTTACATTTATGAATCGAATCCAGAAAATCAAATCAGATAAACATCGAGAGCTTGTGGAAAAAAGACGTTATCGTTTGAATGAAATCTTCGTATATTGTTCAAAACATTATTCACGTAGACATGCCTATGTTCTAAACACGTTTTGCTATAAAAATAAAGCTCTAGTAGTGGATGATATTTTAAACTTGGAAATACCAGATTTTATCGATAAGTATAGAACCTATATGGAGAGTATTTTACAATATTTAGGAGAGGTCGAGCTAATTCGTGAAAGTGAGGATTTTGTAGATAAAGTCGTCGCAGATCAAGCACCAGATTATCTTTACTACATTGATTTGAATGAGGAACAGATAGATAGCCCATATTATATACAAATAGGGGAAATCTACGAGAGAGAGTTTTTAGTGAAGGTACCGTCGCTCACAGTCTTACTTTATGAACGCTACGCAAACGAAGTCAAAAATGTTCAGTATGTGTTACATAAATATTCTTCAGAATTAGAAAAGCTTCTGTCTAGGAACCCTGCGATATTGGATAGAGATTTGAGAAATATAGATCATAGATTAGTAAGAGTCGGACCAAAGGAACGTTCGTTATTGGAACTTGCACTTGGATATGCTAAATGTAGTAGCACCGAAGAAATTGATGAACTCATGAAAAGGATACGGACTGATATCATTGAATATGATCCATTCAGTAACCTTAGAGACTAA
- a CDS encoding matrixin family metalloprotease encodes MPTTKTIPRTLNEELSKGDTGEQVLFLQAVLNKLGYLQTKPEEESIGLTAPEAHFDEDTQVALRKYQNFHGLSETGKLDQNTLNQMSLPRCGLPDVNLTSSDFKAQGNRWGKTGLNFKIENITSDLPENDVRNAIISALSFWSKVTPLVFTETNDNNVDIRIKFSTFEHGDGSPFDGQGGILAHGFSPPPNGGDIAGDVHFDDSEVWSVNTPASGIDLLTVAIHEFGHSLGLNHSNVKASVSHRYLHEDDIEGIQSIYGKALQSCGNSVILQSKFGNKGNFELITPLTTGGLAHYWRNNDDPNLPWSSPTVFATGLGRIEALTFIQSNFGIPGNFEVFVRVGERLATMWCDSQTHKWSEPTFLFEGVTGNPTVIQSRFGNKGNFELITPLTTGGLAHYWRNNDDPNLPWSSPTVFATGLGRIEALTFIQSNFGIPGNFEVFVRVGERLATMWCDSQTHKWSEPTFLFEGVTGNPTVIQSRFGNKGNFELITPLTTGGLAHYWRNNDDPNLPWSSPTVFATGLGRIEALTFIQSNFGVPGNFEVFVRVGERLATMWCDSQTHKWSDISYILGS; translated from the coding sequence ATGCCTACAACAAAAACGATACCAAGAACTTTGAATGAGGAACTATCTAAAGGTGATACGGGAGAACAGGTTTTATTCCTTCAAGCAGTATTAAATAAGCTTGGTTATTTACAAACTAAACCAGAGGAAGAGTCAATAGGATTAACGGCCCCAGAAGCTCATTTTGATGAAGATACGCAAGTAGCTCTTCGTAAATATCAAAATTTCCATGGGTTAAGCGAAACCGGTAAGTTAGATCAAAACACTCTAAATCAAATGTCTTTACCAAGATGTGGTCTCCCGGATGTTAATCTCACATCAAGTGATTTTAAAGCTCAAGGAAACCGTTGGGGAAAGACAGGTTTAAATTTTAAAATTGAAAATATAACTTCAGATCTACCTGAAAATGATGTGCGAAACGCTATCATTTCAGCACTAAGTTTTTGGAGTAAGGTTACCCCCTTAGTTTTTACAGAAACAAACGATAATAATGTTGACATACGTATAAAGTTTTCTACTTTTGAACATGGCGATGGCTCCCCTTTTGATGGTCAAGGGGGCATATTAGCTCACGGTTTCTCCCCTCCACCAAACGGAGGAGATATTGCTGGTGATGTACATTTTGATGATAGTGAAGTTTGGTCAGTAAATACACCTGCGTCAGGCATTGATTTGCTTACCGTTGCTATTCATGAATTTGGGCATTCTTTAGGACTTAATCATTCTAATGTAAAGGCTTCGGTGAGTCATCGTTATCTGCACGAAGATGACATCGAAGGGATTCAGTCCATTTACGGCAAAGCACTTCAATCTTGCGGAAATTCTGTTATCCTACAAAGTAAATTTGGAAATAAGGGAAATTTCGAGCTCATCACTCCCCTCACAACTGGAGGGCTTGCTCATTATTGGCGGAACAACGATGATCCAAATTTGCCTTGGAGTAGCCCTACTGTTTTTGCCACCGGTCTTGGTCGAATTGAGGCGCTTACTTTCATCCAAAGCAATTTTGGTATCCCCGGTAACTTCGAGGTATTTGTTCGGGTCGGTGAAAGGTTGGCTACTATGTGGTGTGATTCACAAACTCATAAATGGAGTGAACCCACTTTTTTGTTTGAAGGTGTGACCGGTAACCCTACTGTCATTCAAAGTCGCTTTGGAAATAAGGGAAATTTTGAGCTCATCACTCCCCTCACTACTGGAGGACTTGCTCATTATTGGCGGAACAACGATGATCCAAATTTGCCTTGGAGTAGCCCTACTGTTTTTGCCACCGGTCTTGGTCGAATTGAGGCGCTTACTTTCATCCAAAGCAATTTTGGTATCCCCGGTAACTTCGAGGTATTTGTTCGGGTCGGTGAAAGGTTGGCTACTATGTGGTGTGATTCACAAACTCATAAATGGAGTGAACCCACTTTTTTGTTTGAAGGTGTGACCGGTAACCCTACTGTCATTCAAAGTCGCTTTGGAAATAAGGGAAATTTTGAGCTCATCACTCCCCTCACTACTGGAGGACTTGCTCATTATTGGCGGAACAACGATGATCCAAATTTGCCTTGGAGTAGCCCTACTGTTTTTGCCACTGGTCTTGGTCGAATTGAAGCACTTACTTTCATTCAAAGCAATTTCGGTGTCCCTGGTAACTTCGAGGTATTTGTTCGGGTCGGTGAAAGGTTGGCTACTATGTGGTGTGATTCACAAACTCATAAATGGAGTGATATATCCTACATTCTGGGAAGCTGA